Below is a genomic region from Cellulomonas sp. P24.
CGAGGTGTGCGAGCGCCTGGTGACGGAGGCGCTCGGTCGTCGGTGAGGCGTCGGTCGTTGGTGAAGCGTCGGTGAGGCGTCGGTCGCTCGGTCGACACGCTATAGTGGTCTAGACCAGTCGCTGTCGCCCAGGAGGTCGTCGTGCTCGAACGCCGTGTCGTCGTCGCCATCGAGGAAGGGCTGCACGCGCGGCCCGCCGCTCTGTTCGTCAAGCTCGCGACGGAGCAGCCGGCTGCCGTGACGATCCGTAAGGCGGACGGCGCCGCGGTCCCGACCTCGAGCATCCTGAGCGTGATGACCCTCGGCGCGCGCCTCGGCGACGAGGTCGTGCTGGCGACCGACGACGACGCGGCCGGGCCCTCGCTCGACGCGCTCGCGGCCTACCTCACGACCGCGGGCTGACCGCCCGGTCGGTGTCCGACGACCGCTGCTGCAGGAGGTCGCGGTCGTCTGCCTGCGGGCGTCGCGACCCGTCCGACTGACCCTGCAGGTCCCGGTCCGGCGGAACACCCGCCCGAGGGCCGGCTCAGAGCCCGAGCTCCTCGAGGAGCGGCAGCCGTGACCGGACCGTGCGGCGTGCGTCCTCGGCCGAGTCCGCGGCGACCGCGAGCGCCGCGAGCTCCTGGCACGTCGCGAGCGTGACCGAACCGAGCACCGCGGCGACGTCGGGCAGCGCGCGTGCGGTCATCGACAGGGTTGCGACCCCGAGCCCGACGAGCACCACCGCGAGGGCCGGGTCGGCCGCGGCCTCGCCGCACACCCCGACCGGTCGGTCGTTCTGCGCACCGCCACGGCAGGTCGCCGCGACGAGCTGGAGGACAGCGGGCTGCCACGCCGTCGACAGCGTCGCGAGCTCGCCGAGCATGCGGTCGGAGGCCATCGTGTACTGGGTCAGGTCGTTGGTGCCGATGCTCGCGAAGGCGGCGTGCGCGAGGATCTGGCCGGACTGCAGCGCGGCGCTCGGGACCTCGACCATCACGCCGGCGGTGCTGAGCCCGTGCGCGCGGCAGCGCTCGACGAACGCCGCCGTCTCCGGGACCGTGGCGATCATCGGCGCCATCACCCAGACGTCGGCGGTCTCGGCCGCGGCGGCCTGCGCGATCGCCGTGAGCTGGTCCTCGAGGACCTCGGGGTTGCGCCAGGAGGTGCGGTAGCCGCGGACGCCGAGGGCCGGGTTGGGCTCGTCGGTGCTGGTGAGGAACGGCAACGGCTTGTCCGCCCCGGCGTCGAGCGTGCGGACGACGACCTTCTTGCCGGCGAACGCCGCGAGCACCTGGCGGTACTGCGCGACCTGCTCGGCGACGGACGGCGCATCGGTGCGGTCGAGGAAGCAGAACTCGGTGCGGAAGAGCCCGACCCCTTCGGCCCCGGCGTCGGCGGCGGCCTGTGCGCCCTCGGGCTTGCCCACGTTCGCGAGCAGCGGGACCCGGTGGCCGTCGCTGGTGCGACCGGTCCCGTCGAAGGTCCGCACCCGCGCGGCAAGAGCGGCGGCGTGGGCGACCTGCTCCGGCGTCGGGTCGAGCGTGACCGTTCCGGCCGTGCCGTCGACGAGGGCGACGGTGCCGTCTGGGATCGCCGTCGCCCCGGCGGTACCGACGACGGCCGGGATGCCGAGGGCGCGCGCGAGGATCGCGGTGTGGGACGTCGGGCCGCCCTCGCTCGTGACGAGCGCGAGCACGCGTGCGGGGTCGAGGGTGGCCGTGTCCGCGGGGGAGAGGTCCGTCGCGACCAGCACGAACGGGTGGTCCACGTCCGGGACGCCGGGTGGCAGCTGACCGGTGAGCGCGGCGACGATGCGGTCCCGCACGTCGGCGACGTCGCGCGTGCGCTCGGCCATGTAGCCGCCGAGGGCCGAGAGCTGCTCGATCACCGTGGCGGCCGACTGCCAGACGGCGCGGGCCGGGTCGAGCCGGTTCCCGCGCACGAGCGCCTGGGCTGCCGAGACGAGGCTCGGGTCCGCGGCCATCATCGCGGTGGTCTCGAGCACCTCCTTGCCGGCGCCGCTCGCCCGGGACGCGGCCTCGCGGAGGTCGGCCTGCGCGCGGCTCGACGCGGCGGCGATCTGCTCCGCCGCCTGCTCGGCGTCGAGACCCTCGGCCAGGGTCGCCCCGACGGGCGGTTCGGCGACGGGTGCGGGCATCGCGACGACGGGACCGGCTGCCTGTCCCGGGCTGACCCCGATGCCGGTGAGCCGCTGCTGGGGGTCGGTGTCCGTCGTCATCGCATCCTCGCGGTTCGGTTGGTCAGGCACGCGCCTGTCGTCCATTGTGCCTCTGCCGTGGTGACCCGGCCCGGCAGCGGTTCGGGGCCCGGCGGCGAGGTCCGGCCGGGGCGGGCGCCCCGGCCGGACCTGGTCGTCATGCGGTCGCGCCACCCGCGGCGGGCTCGTCGGCCGGCTGGTCCACCAGGACGTTGTTGGCATCGGCGACCTGGTCGTCGTCCTCACGACCGGGCGTCCTGAGGTTCCATCGGGTGATCACCCAGCGGAACAGGACGTAGTAGAGGACCCCGTACGCCAGGCCGATCGGGATGATCAGCAGCGGCTTCGTCGCGATCCGGAAGTTGAGCAGGTAGTCGATCACGCCGGCGGAGAACCCGAAGCCGTCGTGCACGCCGAGCCAGTTCAGCAGCGCGAGCGAGGTGCCGGTCAGCAGGGCGTGGATCACGTACAGCGGCCAGGCGAGGAACATGAAGGAGAACTCGAGCGGCTCGGTGACACCGGTCACGAACGAGACCAGGGCGGCCGATCCCATGATGCCCGCGATGACCTTGCGCTTGGCGGCCTTGGCGGTGTGGACGAACGCGAGAGCGGCACCGGGGAGAGCGAACATCATGATCGGGAAGAAGCCCGTCATGAAGGTGCCGGCGGTCGGGTCGCCGTGGAAGAACCGCGTGATGTCGCCCTGGTAGACCGTGCCGTCCGCCCCGGTGAAGTTCCCGATCTGGAACCACAGCGGGAAGTTGAGCAGGTGGTGCAGGCCGAGCGGCAGGAGGAGCCGGTTGAGGGTGCCGTAGACGAACCCGCCGAGGACGGGCGAGCCGCTGACGAACGTCGCGACCGATCCGAGGCCGGAGTTGAAGGCCGAGTAGAAGAGCGAGGCGATCAGCGCGACGACGATCGCCATGCCGGCCGTGATGATCGGCACGAACCGTCGTCCACCGAAGAACGCCAGGTAGGCGGGCAGCTTGATCCGGTAGTACCGCTGGTAGAGCAGCGCGGCGACCAGGCCCATCACGATGCCGCCGAGAACCCCGTAGTTGATGAGCTCCTGCGTGCCGCCCGCGGCCGGCTTGCCGAGGACGTACGGGGACATCGCGTCGGTGACGCCCTTGAACACCAGGTAGCCGATGAGCGCGGCCAGTCCGGTCGAGCCGTCGGACTTGCGGGCGTAGCCGACGGCCACGCCGAGGGCGAAGATCAGCGGCAGGTTGGAGAACAGGGCGTTGCCGGCCGCGCCGAGCACCGCGGCGACCGGCAGGAGCCAGTCACCCCAGGCGCCTGCGAGACCGTCCTTGCCGAGCATGTCGTCCTGTCCGAGCCGCAGCAGCAGGGCGGCGGCGGGGAGGGACGCGATCGGCAGCATGAGCGAGCGGCCGATGCGCTGGAGCTGGGCGAACCCCGGGATGCGCCGCTTCTCCCGAGCTACGGGTGCGGTGGTAGCCGTCATAGCAGGTGCACTCCTCATCGTGTGCGTGTCGTGGGCCGGTGGGCACCGGCACTCCCTCGTCCAGCTCGGAGATCGTGTGTCGACTCGGTGTACTAGATGTCTGGACCAGTTGGCGTAACCATGGTGGAATGGTGCATCCGGTGTCAAGGGCGGCATGCTTCGGCCGTTGGCACGAGTCGCGTGACGAGGGGACGAAGGTGGGGCGCTCGGTTCTGAAGTACGTGCGGGTCCGGGACTACCTGCGCTCGCTCGTCACGCACGAGCTCTCGGCAGGGGACACGATCCCGTCCGAGCGGCTGCTGTGCGAGCAGTTCGGCGTGTCGAGGATGACCGTCCGGCAGGCCGTCGACGCGCTCGTCGTCGAGGGGCTCCTGGACCGCGAGCAGGGTCGCGGCACGTTCGTCGCGCCGACCAAGGTCGACCTCGAGGTGCGGCTCGCCTCGTTCGGCGAAGAGATGCAGCGGCGCGGCATGGAGCCGTCGTCGACGGTGCTCTCGGCCGAGGTCGTCGCCGCGACCCCGGACATCGCGGACGCTCTCGACATCCTCCCCGGGGAGCGCGTCTACTACCTGCACCGCGTGCGCCTCGCCGACGGCGAGCCGATGGCCATCGAGCAGTCGTGGCTCTCGTGCCAGCTCGTGCCCGGCCTGTTCGACGGCGACCTGCCCGACAGCATCTACGGCGAGCTGCGCAGGCGCGGGCTCGAGCCCGACTGGGGGGAGGACACCGTCTCGGCGGCCGAGGTCGACGCACCGGACGCCGAGCTCCTGGGCGTCGCCCCGGGCCGCGCGGTGCTGCGCCTGGCCCGGCGGACCTTCGCCGGTGAGACCGCCTGCGTCTACTCACGGTCGACCTACCGGGCCGACCGCTACGTGCTCTGGGTCCCCCTGCGAGCGCCCAGGCGCCCGCTGACTCCCCGGCGGACCTCGGGCGACCTGATGGCAGAGCCTGCGACGACGGAGGTCGCACGATGAACGAGGGGCGGAGCGGAGTGACAGCGCAAGCGGCAGACATCCTGGCGGCACTCGGCGGGGTGGCCAACATCATCGAGATCGAGCCGTGCACCACCCGGCTCCGGTCCGAGGTCCACGACACCGCCGTCGTGGACGTGAAGGCGCTGCGAGCAGCCGGCGCCCACGGCGTGATGATCTCGGGCCACGTGGTCCAGATCGTGATGGGACCGAACGTCGACACCATCGCGTCGGACCTCGAAGAGCTGCTGTGAACAGTCGTGACGTGCGGCAATCGGGCCGCCGTCGGTCAGCAAGGAGATTCTCATGAGCAAGGCGGAGCAGATACTCGCTGCCCTCGGCGGCGACGCGAACGTCGTCGACCTGGAGCCGTGCACCACCCGGCTGCGGGTCGAGGTCGTCGACCCGTCACTGGTCGACGACGCCGCACTCAAGGCGGCCGGTGCGTACGGGGTCATGCGGTCCGGCATCGCGGTGCAGGTCGTCGTCGGTCCCGAGGCGGACACCATCGCGTCGGACATCGAGGACCTGCGCTGATGCCTGCACCTCTCACCGTGCTCGCCCCGGTCACCGGGGTCGTGCGCGCCATGGCCGACGTGCCGGACCCCGTCTTCGGCGCCGAGCTCGTCGGTCCCGGCATGGCGATCGACCCGGCACGGGACGGCGTCGTCGAGGCGATCGCCCCGATCGACGGCACGATCGTCAAGCTGCACCCGCACGCGTTCGTCGTCACGTCGGACGCCGAGCACTCGGCGCTCGTGCACCTCGGCCTGGACACCGTCCAGCTCGGCGGTGCCGGGTTCACGCTGCATGCGCACGAGGGTGACGTGGTCACGGCCGGCGACGTCGTCGTGAGCTGGGACCCCGCCGCGGTCGAGGCCGGCGGCCGGTCCCCGATCTGCCCGGTCGTCGCACTGGACGGCAAGCCCGGCTGCCTGACCCCGCTGGTCGGCGTCGGCGAGGCGGTCCGCACGGGTGAGGCCCTGTTCGAGTGGAGCTGAACCTCGCCGCCGTCCGGCTCGCCCGGCCGGGTGCCGGTCTCCTGGTCGACCTGGACGGCACGCTCGTCCGCAGCGAGGCTGCGAACCAGAGCGCGTTCCGGCAGTACTTCGCCGCGCGCGGGTGGGACGTGCCGGACGACGTCGTGCGCGGTTTCGCCGGTCGCCGTGCCCATGAGGTCTTCGCGAGCGTCCCGGGGCCGTGGGGGGACGAGGACCCGTACGCCCTCATGCAGGGTGTCGTGGACGTCCTGCGGGCGATGGACGTACGACCGGCGGCGGTCCCCGGTGCGGTCCGGCTGCTCGCGGCGTGCGTGCAGACCGGTCTCCCGGTCGCGGTCGTGACGTCCGCGGGTCTCGAGTGGGCCCTCGCGGCGCTCCGCTCGCTGGACGTGACGGACGGTGCGATCGGCATGATCACCGCCGAGGACTGCACGCACGGCAAGCCCGACCCCGAGCCGTTCCGGCGTGGGGCCGAGCTGCTCGGGCTCGAGCCGCGGGCGCTCGTGGCCCTCGAGGACGCCCCGGCCGGCATCGCGTCGGCCCGTGCCGCCGGTGTCGGCCACGTCGTCGGCATCACGACGGGGCACCCGGCGCACGTCCTGGTCTCCGCCGGTGCGGCCGAGACCACCACCGACCTGGTCGCCCTCGCCGAGACCGTCGACGCCCGGCGCCCGGGGAGGTCGGACGCATGAGCGGGCTGCCCGGCTCGGTCCGGCTGGTCGCCGGCGCCGGTGACCTCCCGATGCTGCGCGTCGACGGCCCCGAGGGCTGGGCCGAGCTCTACCTGCACGGCGCGCACGTGACCGCGTGGGGGCCGACCGGCAGCGAGTCCGTGCTGTGGCTGAGCCGGTCGAGCCGGTTCGACGCACGCACGGCCATCCGTGGTGGCATCCCCGTGTGCTTCCCGTGGTTCGGTCCGCTGGACGGCCGGCCCGACGCGCCCCGCCACGGGTTCGCCCGGACGGCGTCCTGGACCGTCGACGGCGCGCACGACGACGGCCACGACGTCACGGTCCGGCTGCGGCTCCAGGACTCCGCCGACACGCGCGGGTCGGCCTGGCCGCACCGGTTCACGGCGGTGTGCAGCGTCGTCGTCGGGGCGCGGCTGTCCGTCTCGCTCGAGGTCACCAGCACCGGCGACGAGGACGTCACGTTCGAGGAGGCCCTGCACACCTATCTGGCCGTCGCCGACGTCACCGCCGCCGAGGTCACCGGTCTGGAGGGCGTCGGGTTCGTCGACAAGACGGCGCACGGGGCGGCCGTCGCCGGGGACCGCGCGCCGTTGCGGGTGACCGGCGAGGTCGACCGCATCTACGCCGGTGCCCCCGAGACGGTCACGGTGCGCGACGTCGCGGGCGGCCGCGACCTCCGCGTCGGCACGACGGGCTCCGGGAGCACCGTCGTGTGGAACCCGTGGCGCGAGGGCGCCCGCGCGACCGCCGACCTCGACGACGACGGCTGGACCACGATGCTGTGCGTCGAGGCGGGCAACGTCGGCCCGGCCGCCGTCCGCCTCGGACCCGGTGAGCGGCACACGATGGCGACCACGATCGAGGTGGTCCCGGTCGGGGGAAGGATGGTGGGGTGACCGGCACCGTGCCGGCCGCCGACCAGCCCAGAGAGCAGACCACCGAGCAGCCCAGCGGGCCGAGCCGTTCCGACCGACCCTGACGCACCACCCACCCGAAAGGTCCGAGACCGAGCATGAGCGAGCAGATCGCACCGGAGTTCCTCCGCGGACGTGTCGTCACCCCGACGGCGGTGATCGCCGACGGCGTCGTCGTGCTGCGCGGCGCGACGATCGCGTGGGTGGGTGAGGCGGCGCAGGCCGCCGCGGCCGGGTGGTCCGGTCTGCCGGACACCGTCGCGTCACCGGTCACGGTGCTGCCGGGGCTGGTGGACATCCACACGCACGGCGGCGGCGGCGCGAGCTACCCCGACGCGACGACGCCGGAGGAGGCCCTCGTCGCGGTCCACGAGCACCGGGCGCACGGGACCACGACCCTCGTCGCCTCGCTCGTGACCGCCGCGCCGGACACGTTGCGTCAGCGGGTCGGCGTGCTGACTGCGCTCGCGGAGGCCGGGGAGATCGCCGGGATCCACCTCGAAGGGCCGTTCGTGTCGACCGTGCGGTGCGGTGCGCAGGACCCGGAGCTGATCCAGGTTCCCGACGCGGACCTGACGCGTGAGCTCGCGACGCAGGCCCGTGGGTTCCTCGTGACGATGACGATCGCCCCGGAGCTGTCCGGCGTCGCCGGTGACGGCGGGGTCGTGGACGCCCTGATCGA
It encodes:
- a CDS encoding PTS glucose/sucrose transporter subunit IIB, which gives rise to MNEGRSGVTAQAADILAALGGVANIIEIEPCTTRLRSEVHDTAVVDVKALRAAGAHGVMISGHVVQIVMGPNVDTIASDLEELL
- a CDS encoding PTS transporter subunit EIIC; the encoded protein is MTATTAPVAREKRRIPGFAQLQRIGRSLMLPIASLPAAALLLRLGQDDMLGKDGLAGAWGDWLLPVAAVLGAAGNALFSNLPLIFALGVAVGYARKSDGSTGLAALIGYLVFKGVTDAMSPYVLGKPAAGGTQELINYGVLGGIVMGLVAALLYQRYYRIKLPAYLAFFGGRRFVPIITAGMAIVVALIASLFYSAFNSGLGSVATFVSGSPVLGGFVYGTLNRLLLPLGLHHLLNFPLWFQIGNFTGADGTVYQGDITRFFHGDPTAGTFMTGFFPIMMFALPGAALAFVHTAKAAKRKVIAGIMGSAALVSFVTGVTEPLEFSFMFLAWPLYVIHALLTGTSLALLNWLGVHDGFGFSAGVIDYLLNFRIATKPLLIIPIGLAYGVLYYVLFRWVITRWNLRTPGREDDDQVADANNVLVDQPADEPAAGGATA
- a CDS encoding PTS glucose transporter subunit IIA produces the protein MPAPLTVLAPVTGVVRAMADVPDPVFGAELVGPGMAIDPARDGVVEAIAPIDGTIVKLHPHAFVVTSDAEHSALVHLGLDTVQLGGAGFTLHAHEGDVVTAGDVVVSWDPAAVEAGGRSPICPVVALDGKPGCLTPLVGVGEAVRTGEALFEWS
- a CDS encoding HAD family phosphatase; translated protein: MELNLAAVRLARPGAGLLVDLDGTLVRSEAANQSAFRQYFAARGWDVPDDVVRGFAGRRAHEVFASVPGPWGDEDPYALMQGVVDVLRAMDVRPAAVPGAVRLLAACVQTGLPVAVVTSAGLEWALAALRSLDVTDGAIGMITAEDCTHGKPDPEPFRRGAELLGLEPRALVALEDAPAGIASARAAGVGHVVGITTGHPAHVLVSAGAAETTTDLVALAETVDARRPGRSDA
- a CDS encoding PTS glucose/sucrose transporter subunit IIB; amino-acid sequence: MSKAEQILAALGGDANVVDLEPCTTRLRVEVVDPSLVDDAALKAAGAYGVMRSGIAVQVVVGPEADTIASDIEDLR
- a CDS encoding HPr family phosphocarrier protein, encoding MLERRVVVAIEEGLHARPAALFVKLATEQPAAVTIRKADGAAVPTSSILSVMTLGARLGDEVVLATDDDAAGPSLDALAAYLTTAG
- a CDS encoding GntR family transcriptional regulator, which gives rise to MGRSVLKYVRVRDYLRSLVTHELSAGDTIPSERLLCEQFGVSRMTVRQAVDALVVEGLLDREQGRGTFVAPTKVDLEVRLASFGEEMQRRGMEPSSTVLSAEVVAATPDIADALDILPGERVYYLHRVRLADGEPMAIEQSWLSCQLVPGLFDGDLPDSIYGELRRRGLEPDWGEDTVSAAEVDAPDAELLGVAPGRAVLRLARRTFAGETACVYSRSTYRADRYVLWVPLRAPRRPLTPRRTSGDLMAEPATTEVAR
- the ptsP gene encoding phosphoenolpyruvate--protein phosphotransferase, with amino-acid sequence MTTDTDPQQRLTGIGVSPGQAAGPVVAMPAPVAEPPVGATLAEGLDAEQAAEQIAAASSRAQADLREAASRASGAGKEVLETTAMMAADPSLVSAAQALVRGNRLDPARAVWQSAATVIEQLSALGGYMAERTRDVADVRDRIVAALTGQLPPGVPDVDHPFVLVATDLSPADTATLDPARVLALVTSEGGPTSHTAILARALGIPAVVGTAGATAIPDGTVALVDGTAGTVTLDPTPEQVAHAAALAARVRTFDGTGRTSDGHRVPLLANVGKPEGAQAAADAGAEGVGLFRTEFCFLDRTDAPSVAEQVAQYRQVLAAFAGKKVVVRTLDAGADKPLPFLTSTDEPNPALGVRGYRTSWRNPEVLEDQLTAIAQAAAAETADVWVMAPMIATVPETAAFVERCRAHGLSTAGVMVEVPSAALQSGQILAHAAFASIGTNDLTQYTMASDRMLGELATLSTAWQPAVLQLVAATCRGGAQNDRPVGVCGEAAADPALAVVLVGLGVATLSMTARALPDVAAVLGSVTLATCQELAALAVAADSAEDARRTVRSRLPLLEELGL
- a CDS encoding D-hexose-6-phosphate mutarotase, with the protein product MSGLPGSVRLVAGAGDLPMLRVDGPEGWAELYLHGAHVTAWGPTGSESVLWLSRSSRFDARTAIRGGIPVCFPWFGPLDGRPDAPRHGFARTASWTVDGAHDDGHDVTVRLRLQDSADTRGSAWPHRFTAVCSVVVGARLSVSLEVTSTGDEDVTFEEALHTYLAVADVTAAEVTGLEGVGFVDKTAHGAAVAGDRAPLRVTGEVDRIYAGAPETVTVRDVAGGRDLRVGTTGSGSTVVWNPWREGARATADLDDDGWTTMLCVEAGNVGPAAVRLGPGERHTMATTIEVVPVGGRMVG